The following proteins are co-located in the Micromonospora coriariae genome:
- a CDS encoding MFS transporter → MDRRSEPNRSAIYATTLVAFLAIAGIAVVDPILPAIGDAIGVTAWQVELLFTAYIAVMALGMIPATLASGRFGFKPVLIAGVSVVGLAAILASFSDNIVQLSVLRGVWGLGNAMFFATAMVVLVNLAVDREWVVGLFETALGLGFAVGPLIGGLLGEVSWRLPFFVCGVFMVLALGVAARKLREPTNRQAPVRVGQIFATYRRPAFIALCVVTGTYNFVFFVVLGYTPLFLGLDVIPLGLAFTGWGLGLAAGILLIGHRLAHRIGAVQTVGVAIAGLLVCMVLFATSTSTTEALVVLVLAGLCMGLANANLTDLALGLGSSDRRVATGAFNLVRWGAAAPAPIISGKLAEHSLSMPFWVGFGVLAVGVLVYLAFAHVMAAGYGERVLWSRWNRAAAGTEHAPEEPVGEAY, encoded by the coding sequence GTGGATCGGCGTTCCGAACCGAACCGCAGTGCCATCTACGCCACCACACTGGTGGCCTTCCTCGCGATCGCCGGCATCGCCGTCGTCGACCCGATCCTGCCGGCCATCGGCGACGCGATCGGGGTCACAGCCTGGCAGGTCGAGCTGCTGTTCACCGCGTACATCGCGGTGATGGCCCTCGGCATGATCCCGGCGACCCTGGCCAGTGGCCGGTTCGGCTTCAAGCCGGTGCTGATCGCCGGAGTCTCCGTGGTCGGCCTGGCCGCGATCCTCGCCTCGTTCAGCGACAACATCGTGCAGCTGTCCGTGCTGCGCGGCGTCTGGGGGCTGGGCAACGCGATGTTCTTCGCCACCGCCATGGTGGTGCTGGTCAACCTCGCGGTCGACCGGGAGTGGGTGGTCGGCCTCTTCGAGACCGCCCTCGGCCTCGGCTTCGCGGTCGGCCCGCTGATCGGCGGCCTCCTCGGCGAGGTCAGCTGGCGACTGCCGTTCTTCGTCTGCGGTGTGTTCATGGTGCTGGCGCTCGGCGTGGCCGCCCGCAAGCTGCGCGAGCCGACCAACCGGCAGGCGCCGGTACGCGTCGGTCAGATCTTCGCCACCTACCGCCGTCCCGCGTTCATCGCGCTCTGCGTGGTGACCGGCACGTACAACTTCGTCTTCTTCGTGGTACTCGGCTACACGCCGCTCTTCCTGGGCCTGGACGTCATCCCGCTGGGGCTGGCGTTCACCGGCTGGGGGCTCGGCCTGGCCGCCGGCATCCTGCTGATCGGCCACCGGTTGGCCCACCGGATCGGCGCGGTGCAGACCGTCGGCGTGGCCATCGCCGGGCTGCTGGTCTGCATGGTCCTCTTCGCCACCTCCACCAGCACCACCGAGGCGCTCGTCGTGCTGGTGCTGGCCGGGCTCTGCATGGGTCTGGCCAACGCCAACCTCACCGACCTGGCGCTCGGCCTCGGCTCCAGCGACCGCCGGGTGGCCACCGGCGCGTTCAACCTGGTCCGCTGGGGTGCCGCCGCGCCCGCGCCGATCATCTCCGGCAAGCTCGCCGAACACTCGCTGTCGATGCCGTTCTGGGTCGGCTTCGGCGTACTCGCCGTCGGTGTGCTGGTCTACCTGGCCTTCGCGCACGTGATGGCCGCCGGCTACGGCGAGCGGGTGCTCTGGTCCCGGTGGAACCGGGCGGCCGCCGGCACCGAACACGCCCCCGAGGAGCCGGTCGGCGAGGCGTACTGA